In Hydrogenispora ethanolica, a genomic segment contains:
- a CDS encoding HIT family protein, producing MDGNNCSVCEWISKRYEENKYFIGELETGYIFLSNRWQYFKGYTFFISKICASELHLLPIEFRNKFLFEMTVVSEAVQNAFQAKKINCESLGNSCSHVHWHIIPRYGTDPSPTKTIWDIESEIIDSISLSNVELVQTHNALIVELKKLIEKYQIEANLNEVISF from the coding sequence TTGGATGGTAATAACTGTTCCGTATGTGAATGGATATCAAAAAGATATGAAGAGAATAAGTACTTTATCGGGGAACTCGAAACAGGTTATATTTTTTTGAGTAACAGATGGCAATATTTTAAAGGGTACACTTTCTTTATAAGTAAAATATGTGCTAGTGAACTCCACTTGCTGCCCATAGAGTTTAGAAACAAATTCTTATTTGAAATGACTGTAGTTTCTGAGGCAGTTCAAAATGCTTTTCAGGCCAAAAAAATAAACTGTGAATCACTTGGTAATTCATGCTCCCACGTTCATTGGCATATCATCCCACGCTATGGAACAGATCCTTCCCCTACGAAAACAATTTGGGATATCGAAAGTGAAATAATTGACTCTATATCGCTAAGTAATGTCGAATTAGTGCAAACGCATAATGCATTGATAGTAGAATTGAAGAAATTAATTGAAAAATATCAAATTGAAGCTAATTTAAATGAGGTAATAAGTTTTTAA